aaaaaaaaagggtgGCCAAAAAAATGTTGTAGAGACATTTTTGCACTTctcaaaaaaggaaaaagaaaattgatccTCTCTCCCACTCACTCTCCTAGTTTTCCTCTTGATTTTATTCATAACCTCCACATGTACTGAAAAAGTATACACATAGGGCATGGATGCTTTCTGCTTTCTCCTTCTTCTGGCAGACCTACAAATAATGCATGACAGTTTCCCACACCTCTCTTGCTTCTTATTTCTGTTCTTCTGcaatcatttctttttctcttcaaaaacataACTCTTGTTTTTCACTTCTCACAATTTCTCTGTgatcatacatacatacatatatatatatatatatatatatatatatatatatatatatatatatatatttgatacatATATTTACTTATAGTTGATGATGCCGAATTCTATTCATATATGTGTTTCGACAGAGAACTCATCATCAGGAATGAGGCCACCACCAACTCTCAATATTTTCCCATCTCAGCCTATGCACGCAGTGCCACCACCCAATTCCAAGGTaccataataatataataataatcatatccCACTCTCAGttgtattttgttaattttaatgcTATGCTATGTACATCTGATCTAGATTATCCATGTGTTAGCTAGCttctaatatatatagttaaataacattaaatatgattttattttatttttctatttgttaGGTTAGCATGGAGTTACCCTCCACGCAAACCAGTGGCTCCAAGAGACCAGGGTCATCCATAACCAAGCCCAACCCTCACACTGAACCTCCATCTGCACCTGAACCACCCAAAGCTGTAAAGGTACACAGCATATACACAcgcataatttttattttggatacacaaatttatatatttaacttaaaaagtGTGTTCAAAACCCAGTGCCCTCAAAAGggttgaggaaaaaaaaattctttcactAATTAATCACCTGTTTAATATGCATGTGTTATATCAGCGAGAGGGAAATCGCAAGGGAGCAACCTCAAGTTCTGAGCAAGAAGCACCCAAAACACCAGATCCTAAGGTTGATAACTATGATTAGTTTTCTTTTGTGTTACATTTGTTGTTCCTTCATGTACGGTGTTGTTTTGGATTTGATAATTAAAGCCGAATTAATGTGTGGTTTCAAAACGGTGTGCACAGACACTGAGAAGACTTGCTCAGAATAGAGAAGCAGCAAGAAAAAGCAGGCTCAGGAAAAAGGTACTGTGAAttcccctgaaagattactTTTTTGTAAAATACTGTGTGTGGTTATGTACATTTTAGGCAAGACTTGTCAACGAGTCTCTATTATTTAAAGTTTGAGCCATAAATTGTTATAATATGACCAATTTATTTgtgtttctctttctctctcaggCGTACGTTCAGCAGCTAGAGTCAAGTAGAATTAAGCTTAATCAGCTAGAACAAGAGTTGCAGCGTGCAAGAGCTCAAGTAAGGAAGAACCTCTTCTCTACGGCAAAGACTTGGTGCATTCTTTGAATAGAATATTTTCGGAAAAGtactttttgataaaatatgCTCAAAAGGTTGACGAAGAAACGATTATTTCTCTTAAATACATTAGACCAGACAAACACGTacttagtatatatatatatatatatatatatatattgaagctaggcttttgaaaactagcttttctaatacatatataaaatgttataaatgtgTTTGACATGATGGTGTTGCAATAATGCAAGTTCAAACTTGATAGCACTAACAAGCAATGCGTGTTTCTATTTTAGGGCATATTAATGGGTGGAAATGCCCTTCTGGGAGGTGAGCAAGGTTTTCCTATGGCTATGACTGGCATTAGCTCAGGTGACCATTCTGCTTCTTAACTTCTTTTTTCACTCTCatatttttagaaaacttttattatgattattattattcacgtttttttttatagttttaagatATTACGTATTAATCTTTTGTTATATCTTTATTTCCAATGCCAGTTTAGACTTATGTATTTATTACGAAGTAAAATAGCAAGCCTCATGTCACATTTCTTGTTTCACATTATATTGGTAGAAAGAAAGACAAGGAATAAACTTGtagaatttagtttttatatatttttaaaaaaaaagcaaattgTCTAATAAAATTTGGCATTATTATTGGTTActgtaaaagtgaaaaattttcaattaaaaacacttgatttatatatagataGTTTTGTGCATGAATTGCAGAGGCTGCAATGTTTGACGTGGAATATGCAAGATGGTTAGAGGAACACCAGCGTATAGTGTGCGAACTAAGAGGTGCAGTGCAAGAACACCTCCATGAAAACGAGCTTCGGTTATATGTAGACAATTGTTTGGCTCACTACGACCAAGTAATGAACCTGAAGAGCATAGTGGCGAAAACAGACGTATTCCACCTTTTTTTTGGCATGTGGAAGACCCCAGCTGAACGTTGCTTCATGTGGATCGGTGGTTTCAGACCCTCTGAACTCATCAaggtaaatatattaatatcttttctaaacaaaaacaaaacacttgTTTCGGATGCAAAGGTTTGTTTCTAGGAGCATCATCCATTGACTTGTCTCGGAGAATATGGATTTAATGGGGATGAGTTTTTATGGCGATGAATTTAATGCCATGAATGAATATGGAGTTAAAGTTATGATGAAGGGAGAGAGTTAGGCTTGATACCTGTTAAGCCATGCCTTTCACTTGAATTTTCTGGTTGGAATGAGAAACCAactaagaaaggaaaaagagttATAGCAAAGTGCATGACACGGGTCTCTATCTCTCACTGTCTTCTTCCTACGGATGAATTAACTTGCTCTAATTTCCATAACCCCAAGTAAACTAACAACCTTTCATTGACCATGAAATTGTGtgacacacacatacaaacaaaaCGAACCTAACTCCTAGACAATGACTTaacatttctttatttattgatttattaatgTGCATCGGTTTTAGATTATTCTGGGTCAAATCGAGCCTCTCACGGAGCAACAAATACTTGGGATATGTGGGTTGCAACAATCCACACAAGAGGCAGAAGAAGCTCTTTCACAAGGGCTTGATGCCCTAAACCAATCTCTTTCGGACACTTTAACATCGGACTCTCTGTGGTGTCCTCCAAATATGACTAACTACATGGGACAGATGGCCGTGGCAATGAACAAACTCTCCACTCTTGAAAGTTTTGCGAGACaggtacatatatatatatatgaatcttGTTTACGTAAAATGACAACTAATTAATAATGTTTGATGAATGAATGCATGCTGAATTTGTggttgatttaattaatttgggTGAGTTTTGTGATATTGGTAAACTAGTTGTGTGGTCCTCATAACATTTGTACAAAGTTTCCGTAACTGATCTCGTGGGGATCAGGTAAGGAACTAGAATTTGTTCCTCTTTGAATTGGTATGGGGAGACCTACTCCATTTCATGCATGTCCCACCGCCATcgaatctatatatatatattaaattaattatgaacaaaaaaaatttagataattctgaattaatatgaaattttcgAAATATTTATACATAGATAGATATAGATAGATGTCTTTGTGTCAATATATGCGACAAAATTGTGTGTgcacgtgtatatatatatatatatatatatatatatatatatatatatatatatatatatatatatatatattataagcaTATAGATTTGTAGTTTTGCTCGAAAGCGGTAGGAAAATAAAACCCTATAGGTAATATTGTAGTTGATTAAGACTGATTTATGGTTATTGTAGAAAAAGATAGGACAAATTTTAGCACTAAAAGTTTTGGTATAGAAAATAGTAAATAGGGGTTTTTGATGAGTAAAATGTGAGgataataatagatataaatgCATTTAACATCGAATTCCTAAGTTAGTACTAATCAACAAGTGTAGCATTGGTCACGTACACGTGAGTCTAAGGAAAAAAAGTGGTCCCTCGTTGATGTTCCTCGTGGAAAGATACGTTCTGAATTCCATACCTATGTGATGTCATGGTCGTAACTGTAACTTGAAGACAcaacatacatatacatacctTTCTTTTTGGCCATTTATGAAAAAACACACACTCGCATGACCTACCAtggaatatttaaataaaatatttaaaatgagtttaattataattagtgtAAACATGTTTGATCCTGAAATTTCCATTACAAtcaaggaaaaaaggaaaaagatgtATAAAACTTCTGTGTGACGTTCATGGTCACTGGGTCGGTTCACCAACTATGCTTAAGTTCaatgattaattattgattttaattatacaagTCTTCGAAGAACATGTTTGAAACTATGGTAAAGTAAGcaatcaaaaaataataacataaaaaaccAGAGGAATCCTTAGGTAGCCAACAACATCATCATTGTACAATAGATTTTGTCACAAGAAACCTTTCCCATTAATTAATCTGTGTCTCAGTTTGACCGATTTGTAGTTTCTGTTTAACTATTACTaaagaattttgttttcttcaaccCTTTAAAActgtcaaataattaaataaaaaattatatttataattatttatctttttcttagttgactgcaatttttttaaaaattgataactTTTAATTAGGGGTGGGGCAAAAACTGaagatttaattgtttaatCTAATGCTACTGGTAACAAAGTTGACTAGAAAAAACATGGTCCTAGATTTTAGTGTGAGTGATTGATTTGATTATCATTCTTGTTGTCGTCATTTATAGAATTCAGAAATTAATCCAATGTGTCATAAGGTAGAAAAATAACATTCAACCTCTTAATGTGGAAGAGGTCCCAACCCAATTGTCCTTATGTTAAAGTTTCTTAAGCATTCCTTTGCctaagttttaaaattagaCTAGCTAACTAGACTATATgtcatattaattaataaattagtgGGGATAATTTTCAATTAGACAACAAATGAAGGTACCATTCTAGTATTAATTCCCTATGCTTCTTCTAAAACAATTTCAGTTCATTAGATCTTCAGTAGTTCAACCAAATttcacttatattttatttttgttaatctaACATAAAATACAATGATTTACTAACTCTGAAAAATCTATATCTTTATTCTGtaacataaaaacaaataaattaaaattcatttagtGCATCGAAGTTTgctaattatttaataattttccttataaaaacattagaaaacaatgatgatgaaaataaaggattgttttaagatattttaaggACAAGATccttaaataaagtaaaataaaagaagtgtgTGTAGTGATAGAATGAAATATATTGAATGCTTGGTTTTTAAAAAGCATTTAAAGGAGTAAATTTAAGAATCGAAAAGAGTGGATTTgatgaatggaatgaaagaatgCAAAAAAAGTCAAAgatatttattagtttattaattgAGTGGTGATGAAATTACAGGCTGATAATCTGAGGCACCAAACCATTCACCGTCTGCAGCAACTTCTAACCACGCGCCAAGCAGCAAGGTGTTTGGTGGCCATTTCTGAGTACTTCCATCGTCTTCGAGCCCTCAGTTCTCTCTGGTTCACGCGCC
This genomic interval from Vigna radiata var. radiata cultivar VC1973A chromosome 8, Vradiata_ver6, whole genome shotgun sequence contains the following:
- the LOC106771288 gene encoding bZIP transcription factor TGA10 isoform X1, producing MASSSVKSTNSTTQLEPLPPHLHHQQPPHHFHHHQIPDQQISFGMMPSSSSHSIPANYLSKDSGAYDLGELDQAFFLYLDGQADTSSVQDQRQRRALAFFHFSFKDSLRQENSSSGMRPPPTLNIFPSQPMHAVPPPNSKVSMELPSTQTSGSKRPGSSITKPNPHTEPPSAPEPPKAVKREGNRKGATSSSEQEAPKTPDPKTLRRLAQNREAARKSRLRKKAYVQQLESSRIKLNQLEQELQRARAQGILMGGNALLGGEQGFPMAMTGISSEAAMFDVEYARWLEEHQRIVCELRGAVQEHLHENELRLYVDNCLAHYDQVMNLKSIVAKTDVFHLFFGMWKTPAERCFMWIGGFRPSELIKIILGQIEPLTEQQILGICGLQQSTQEAEEALSQGLDALNQSLSDTLTSDSLWCPPNMTNYMGQMAVAMNKLSTLESFARQADNLRHQTIHRLQQLLTTRQAARCLVAISEYFHRLRALSSLWFTRPRQD
- the LOC106771288 gene encoding bZIP transcription factor TGA10 isoform X2, translated to MASSSVKSTNSTTQLEPLPPHLHHQQPPHHFHHHQIPDQQISFGMMPSSSSHSIPANYLSKDSGAYDLGELDQAFFLYLDGQADTSSVQDQRQNSSSGMRPPPTLNIFPSQPMHAVPPPNSKVSMELPSTQTSGSKRPGSSITKPNPHTEPPSAPEPPKAVKREGNRKGATSSSEQEAPKTPDPKTLRRLAQNREAARKSRLRKKAYVQQLESSRIKLNQLEQELQRARAQGILMGGNALLGGEQGFPMAMTGISSEAAMFDVEYARWLEEHQRIVCELRGAVQEHLHENELRLYVDNCLAHYDQVMNLKSIVAKTDVFHLFFGMWKTPAERCFMWIGGFRPSELIKIILGQIEPLTEQQILGICGLQQSTQEAEEALSQGLDALNQSLSDTLTSDSLWCPPNMTNYMGQMAVAMNKLSTLESFARQADNLRHQTIHRLQQLLTTRQAARCLVAISEYFHRLRALSSLWFTRPRQD